The genomic interval CGCAGGACGCCCTGCGTCTGCGCGGCATCACCGTAGATCAGCCTGGCTTCGACACCGCTATGGCCGCCCAGAAGGCCGAAGCCCGCAAGAGCTGGTCCGGTTCAGGCGAAGCTGCCACCGATACCATCTGGTACGGCCTGCTCGACAAGGTCGGCCCGACCGAGTTCCTTGGCTACGAAACCGAGACCGCCGAAGGCGAGATCAAGGCCCTGCTCAAGAACGGCGCTGAAGTTGCCTCGCTCGAGAAGGGCGACGAAGGCTTCGTCGTGGTCAACCAGACGCCATTCTACGGCGAAAGCGGCGGCCAGGTTGGCGATACCGGTCTGCTCAAGGGCGACCATGTTGCCGCGACCGTGCTCGACACCCAGAAGTTCCACGGCGTGTTCGCGCACAAGGTTAGCATCACCGAAGGTAGCCTCAAGGTCGGTCAGCCCATCGCGCTTCTCGTCGATCACGACCGCCGTTCGTCCATCCGTGCTAATCACTCGGCAACCCATCTGCTGCATGAAGCGCTGCGCATCGTGCTTGGCGATCACGTCGCCCAGAAGGGTTCGATGGTGTCCCAGGATCGTCTGCGCTTCGATTTCGTCCACACCAAGCCTGTCAGCGAACAGGAAATGGCTGAGGTCGAGGATATCGCCAATGCCATTATTCTGCAGAACACCCCGGTGGAAACACGCCTGATGGGCGTTGAGGAAGCCAAGGAATCGGGGGCGCGCGCGCTGTTCGGCGAAAAGTACGGCGACGAAGTTCGCGTCGTTGCCATGGGTGAGCCCACCGGCAATGGCCTGGGCTGGTCGGTGGAGCTTTGCGGCGGCACCCATGTACGCCGCACCGGCGATATTGGCCTTGTCTCCATCGTCGCCGAAAGTGCCGTTGGTGCTGGCGTGCGTCGTATCGAGGCGCTGACCGGCAAGGCTGCGCGTCATCGCGGCAATACCAACGTCAACATCGTCAACTCGGCGGCTGGTCTGCTGCGTGCCGGTAGCCATGAAGTGCTCGACCGGATTGGCGCGCTGCAGGACAATATCAAAAAGATCGAACGCGAACTGACCGACGCGCGCAAGAAGCTGGCGCTTGGTGGTAGCGGCGCCGGCGCTGTGGCCGGTGGCGATGAAGCCGTCAACGGGGTGACCTTTGTGGGTCGCTCGGTCGAAGGCATTGCCGCGCGTGACGTCAAGGCTCTGGTCGATAGCGAGAAGAAGCGCATCGGCTCGGGTGTCGTAACCGTCGTGCTCAAGGGCGAAGACGGCAAGGGCACCGTGGCGATTGGCGTGACGCAGGACCTGACCGAGCGCTTTGCTGCCGGTGACCTGATCAAGCTAGCCACAGTGGCGCTGGGTGGGCAGGGCGGCGGCGGCCGTCCGGATATGGCCCAGGGCGGCGGGCCAGACGGGTCCAAGGCGGCCGAGGCCATCGCAGCTGTCCGCGCTGCGCTCTAAACCAAACACAAAAATCCCCGCGAAAGCGGGGATTTTCTTTTTGGGCTACTGCCCGGTGCGGAAGAAGAACAGCCGCGGCTTCCAGACGATCTTGAGCTTTTCGCTCATGACATTGGCCAACCCTGCGCTGAGCACGATGATCAGCCCGATCACGGCGACATAGTCGGGATACTCGCCAAAGAATGCCGCGCCAAAGATAATGGCCCAGATTAGCTGGCTATATTGCACCGGCGCCACGAGGTTTGCTGGAGTGCGCTTGGCCGCGGCGATGATCAGCAGGCCGCCCGTGCCCCCCAGAACGCCGATGCCGAGGAACACGGCCAGTTGTTCGAGCGATGGCATGATGAAGAACGGGATCATCACCAGCCCGTTGACCAGGCCCGAATAGAATACCTGCAAACCCACGAGGCTCACGCGCCGTTCGCGCGGTGCGACGTGACGCAACACGATGGTGGTGATCCCGCCAAAGAACACGCTGCAGAGGATTGCCAGATGCCCCAGCTGCAGGTCGCGCACGCCCGGGCGGATCACCAGTATGACGCCCAAAAAGCTGATCAGCAGCAACAGCCAGCGGTGCACCGCGACATGCTCCTTGAGCACCAGCACGCCCAGCACGGTCACCACCACCGGCGTCAAAAAACCGATGGCATAGACGTCGGCAAAGGGGATGTGGGTGAAGGCATACATGACGCATGCAGTGCCCGAAATGGCGGTTGCGCAGCGCAGGTGCACCAGCCAGGGATGGCGTAGCTTATAGAGGTCGCGCCAGCGCTCGCCGCGCTTGGTCAGCATGGCCGGAATGATCGAAAAACTGGTCGTAAAAAAAGCGACCTCGAACACCGACATTGTCGGGCCGGTCGCTTTGATCAGCGCGTCGCTCATGGAAAAGCTGGCATAGGCCAAGAAAGCCAGGATCACCCCGACTGGCATCGCAAAACCCGATAACTGGAGGAAGACTCAGAAAATCTCGCTTCCATACAAGCGCGTTCTGCGCGCCAATGCCAGCCTAGATTTCCGGTCCCTGTACTTCTGTGATGTTGGTTGGCGGGCCAGGGCGGCTGGCGCGATATTCGGCGAAACGCCCGGCAATGCGGGTCTTGGCGCCGTCCATGAAGACGTTGACCAGGCCCGACAGCACGACGACGCCGAGGCCGACATAGGCGAGCAGATCCGGATATTCGAAATAGAAGAATGCGCCCAGCCCGATGGCCCAGACGATCTGCACATACTGGATCGGCGCCACTTGGCTGGCTGGCGCGTTGCGGGTGGCGGCGATCAGCAAGAGATGGCCGATGCCCACCATGCTACCCGACGCGGCGAGCAGCGCCAGCTGCTGGATATTGGGCACGACGAAAGTCGGAATCATCACCACGGCGTTGATGACGATGAGATAGATGGCGGGCAGGGCGATCAGGCTGACACGCTTTTCGCTCGGCGCCACGACGCGGAGAACTGTCGTGGTGATGGCGCCAAAGAAGGCGCAGCACAAAGCGGCCAGATGGCCCAGTTGCAGGTCGCGGAAGCCGGGACGGACTACCAGCATGACGCCGATAAAGCCCAGCGCCAGCATCGCCCAGCGCATGCCGTCGACCCGTTCGCGCAGCAGCAACACCGACATGATGGTGATGAACATCGGCATCAAAAAGACCAGCGAATAGGTCTCGGCAAAGGGGATGGTCACGAAGGCATAGGTGATCAGTGTCGATGAGGCGACGCCGCTGAATGAGCGCAGATGCACCAGCCCCGGATGCTTGAGGCGGAAGCTGTGGCGCCAGCGTTCGCCCTTGGGTTTTACGAAAAGGGCCGGGATCAGCGAGAACAGCGCGATGAAGAAGTTGATCTCAAAGACCGACAGGCCTTGCCCGAATCCCTTGATGATCGCGTCACCGCAGGAATAGACCGAGTAGGCGACAATCGCGTAAAACACGCCGACCGGCATGGCAAATCCACAAAAACGGGGTTGGAGGCAATCTCGCCAGCCTAGTGTGCAATGGCATTGCCGTCGATGGGGCGCAAGCATTGTTCGGCGCTATTGCTTGGGCTTGCGGAGGTTTTTCTCTGGCTTGTGAACAATTTGCTGAAAACTGATGTCTCCAGCCGTCCGCAAAGTTGATCGGCAGGCTGAATGAAGCATTCATGCCCGCGTCATCGGCCCCATGATTTGAGTTGTGCTCTGTTCTGCGGCGCTCGATAATCGAGGCCGCGATTGCTGGAGGGCAATACTCATGAGGGTTATTCGCAAGTTGGTATTGGGCGCCATAGTGGCGCTCAGTCTGGCGCTGCCGGCGGTTGCGGCCGAGCGCGCCATTATTGTTTTGGACGGGTCTGGCTCGATGTGGGCGCAGATCGATGGCAAGGCGCGCATCACCATCGCGCGCGAAACGCTGGCCTCGGTGCTGTCTACCCTGCCAAAAGACCTCGAACTCGGCTTCATGACCTATGGTCATCGCGAGAAGGGCAATTGCGCCGATATCGAGATGCTGGTCGAGCCGGCGGCGGGCACCGGGCCGGCCATTATCGCGGCCGCCAAGGGCATCAATCCCAAGGGAATGACGCCGATTTCCGACGCGGTGCGGCTGGCCGCCGAAGACCTTCGTTTCACCGAAGAAAAGGCCACCGTGATCCTGATCACCGATGGGCTGGAAACCTGCGAGGTCGATCCGTGCGCGCTGGCGTCCGACCTTGAGGCACAGGGCGTCGATTTCACCACCCATGTGCTTGGCTTCGGGCTGTCCGACGAGGAAGGCCAGAAGGTCGCGTGCCTCGCCGAAAACACCGGCGGTCAGTACCTGTCGGCGGCCGA from Devosia sp. 2618 carries:
- the alaS gene encoding alanine--tRNA ligase, encoding MTSVNDLRSSFVDYFARNGHEAVPSSPLVPRNDPTLMFTNAGMVQFKNVFTGLEKRPYSRATTAQKCVRAGGKHNDLDNVGFTARHHTFFEMLGNFSFGDYFKDHAIELAWNLLTKDWGLSKDKLMVTVYEDDDEALELWKKIAGIGEDRIVRLGAKSNFWQMGDTGPCGPCSEIFYDHGEHVWGGPPGSPEEDGDRWIEIWNLVFMQYEQHADGSRTALPRPSIDTGMGLERVAAVMQGVHDNYDIDLFKALIGAAANATGADVNGEGNRSLRVIADHLRSMSFLIAEGVLPSNEGRGYVLRRIMRRAMRHATLLGSNEPVIYKLVPTLVREMGQAYPELSRGEALIAETVRLEEGRFLKTLGRGLQILADETREMGEGAVLNGASAFKLYDTYGFPLDLTQDALRLRGITVDQPGFDTAMAAQKAEARKSWSGSGEAATDTIWYGLLDKVGPTEFLGYETETAEGEIKALLKNGAEVASLEKGDEGFVVVNQTPFYGESGGQVGDTGLLKGDHVAATVLDTQKFHGVFAHKVSITEGSLKVGQPIALLVDHDRRSSIRANHSATHLLHEALRIVLGDHVAQKGSMVSQDRLRFDFVHTKPVSEQEMAEVEDIANAIILQNTPVETRLMGVEEAKESGARALFGEKYGDEVRVVAMGEPTGNGLGWSVELCGGTHVRRTGDIGLVSIVAESAVGAGVRRIEALTGKAARHRGNTNVNIVNSAAGLLRAGSHEVLDRIGALQDNIKKIERELTDARKKLALGGSGAGAVAGGDEAVNGVTFVGRSVEGIAARDVKALVDSEKKRIGSGVVTVVLKGEDGKGTVAIGVTQDLTERFAAGDLIKLATVALGGQGGGGRPDMAQGGGPDGSKAAEAIAAVRAAL
- a CDS encoding DMT family transporter; its protein translation is MPVGVILAFLAYASFSMSDALIKATGPTMSVFEVAFFTTSFSIIPAMLTKRGERWRDLYKLRHPWLVHLRCATAISGTACVMYAFTHIPFADVYAIGFLTPVVVTVLGVLVLKEHVAVHRWLLLLISFLGVILVIRPGVRDLQLGHLAILCSVFFGGITTIVLRHVAPRERRVSLVGLQVFYSGLVNGLVMIPFFIMPSLEQLAVFLGIGVLGGTGGLLIIAAAKRTPANLVAPVQYSQLIWAIIFGAAFFGEYPDYVAVIGLIIVLSAGLANVMSEKLKIVWKPRLFFFRTGQ
- a CDS encoding DMT family transporter; the encoded protein is MPVGVFYAIVAYSVYSCGDAIIKGFGQGLSVFEINFFIALFSLIPALFVKPKGERWRHSFRLKHPGLVHLRSFSGVASSTLITYAFVTIPFAETYSLVFLMPMFITIMSVLLLRERVDGMRWAMLALGFIGVMLVVRPGFRDLQLGHLAALCCAFFGAITTTVLRVVAPSEKRVSLIALPAIYLIVINAVVMIPTFVVPNIQQLALLAASGSMVGIGHLLLIAATRNAPASQVAPIQYVQIVWAIGLGAFFYFEYPDLLAYVGLGVVVLSGLVNVFMDGAKTRIAGRFAEYRASRPGPPTNITEVQGPEI